A single region of the Streptomyces vilmorinianum genome encodes:
- a CDS encoding SDR family NAD(P)-dependent oxidoreductase has translation MNRYEGRRALVTGGGSGIGQATVLRMLAEGGSVVAADISEDGLKDTLAKAGTDADRLTTVVLNVADETSVREGVAAAVAALGGGGLDVLVNAAGILRSSHTHETGLDAFEQVIRTNLTGTFLVIREAIPALLEGNGSAVVNFSSTSAMFAHPYMAAYAASKGGIQSMTHALAAEYAKQGIRFTAVQPGSISSGMTDGTGASRQSVGPGLPEDTDWSLFAKLAPALGQGFAGPETVAGVVAMLASEDGTFITGTEVRIDGGTHF, from the coding sequence ACGAAGGACGCCGCGCACTGGTCACCGGCGGCGGCTCCGGCATCGGCCAGGCCACCGTGCTGCGCATGCTCGCCGAGGGCGGCAGCGTCGTCGCCGCCGACATCAGCGAGGACGGGCTCAAGGACACCCTCGCCAAGGCGGGCACGGACGCCGACCGCCTGACGACCGTGGTCCTGAACGTCGCCGACGAGACCTCCGTACGCGAGGGCGTCGCCGCCGCCGTCGCGGCGCTGGGCGGCGGAGGCCTGGACGTGCTGGTCAACGCGGCCGGCATCCTGCGCTCCTCGCACACCCACGAGACCGGCCTCGACGCCTTCGAGCAGGTCATCCGGACCAACCTGACCGGCACCTTCCTGGTGATCCGCGAGGCGATACCCGCCCTCCTGGAGGGCAACGGCTCCGCCGTCGTGAACTTCTCCTCCACCTCGGCGATGTTCGCCCACCCCTATATGGCCGCCTACGCGGCCAGCAAGGGCGGCATCCAGTCCATGACCCACGCGCTCGCCGCCGAGTACGCCAAGCAGGGCATCCGCTTCACCGCCGTCCAGCCCGGCTCCATCTCCTCCGGCATGACCGACGGCACCGGCGCCAGCCGCCAGTCCGTCGGCCCCGGCCTGCCCGAGGACACCGACTGGTCGCTCTTCGCGAAGCTCGCCCCCGCCCTCGGCCAGGGCTTCGCCGGACCCGAGACCGTTGCCGGCGTCGTCGCGATGCTGGCGAGCGAGGACGGGACGTTCATCACCGGCACCGAGGTCCGCATCGACGGCGGGACGCACTTCTGA
- a CDS encoding SDR family NAD(P)-dependent oxidoreductase, with amino-acid sequence MSAAEVFHGRTAVITGAASGIGAGLARHAARLGMKLVLADIAADSLAALADELRATGAEVEPVVTDVADPASVEALADRAYTRFGAVDLLVNNAGIMALGYSWEIPTERWDAMLRVNIGGYVNGIRAFVPRMLERGEQAWVVNVSSIGGLLPSPLMAPYSATKFAVLALTESLHHEMRMKGAPVQVSVVTPGAVRSEIFRAARPDANEPPEAPEVTGFADHLQTMSDEHGLTPEEHARRVFASVAEGKFWVIPQPETLREALPARTDMILGQVDPRLPTG; translated from the coding sequence ATGTCCGCGGCCGAGGTCTTCCACGGCCGAACGGCCGTCATCACCGGCGCGGCCTCCGGCATCGGTGCCGGCCTCGCCCGTCACGCCGCCCGGCTCGGCATGAAGCTCGTCCTCGCCGACATCGCGGCCGACAGCCTCGCCGCCCTCGCGGACGAGCTGCGCGCGACCGGCGCCGAGGTCGAACCGGTCGTCACCGACGTCGCCGACCCGGCCTCCGTGGAGGCCCTCGCCGACCGCGCGTACACCCGCTTCGGCGCCGTCGACCTCCTGGTCAACAACGCCGGGATCATGGCCCTGGGCTACTCCTGGGAGATCCCGACGGAACGCTGGGACGCCATGCTCCGCGTCAACATCGGCGGTTACGTCAACGGCATCCGCGCCTTCGTCCCGCGCATGCTGGAGCGCGGCGAGCAGGCCTGGGTGGTGAACGTGTCCTCCATCGGCGGCCTGCTGCCGAGCCCGCTGATGGCCCCGTACAGCGCCACCAAGTTCGCCGTGCTCGCCCTCACCGAGTCGCTGCACCACGAGATGCGGATGAAGGGCGCGCCGGTCCAGGTCTCCGTGGTCACCCCCGGCGCGGTCCGGAGCGAGATCTTCCGGGCGGCGCGTCCCGACGCGAACGAACCGCCCGAGGCGCCCGAGGTCACCGGCTTCGCCGACCACCTCCAGACCATGAGCGACGAGCACGGTCTGACCCCCGAGGAGCACGCGCGGCGCGTCTTCGCGAGCGTCGCGGAGGGGAAGTTCTGGGTCATCCCGCAGCCCGAGACGCTCCGCGAGGCGCTGCCCGCGCGCACGGACATGATCCTCGGCCAGGTGGACCCCCGGCTCCCGACGGGCTGA